The region GGGCCGGGCGCTGCGCCAGCGGGGCCGGGCGCTGCGCCAGCGGGGCCGGGCGCTGCGCCAGCGGGGCCGGGCGGCCAGCCGGGCAGGGCGGCTCAACCAGCGGCGGGACGCGAGGCGGCGGCCAGCCATCAACAGGGTCGGGCGCAGCCGCCGAGCGTCACCGGGACGTGGTCAGGGCGAGGCTGCCGGGGAGGGCGGCGACGGCCTCGCGGAGGCGGGCGGCCAGCTCCTCGGCGGTGGGCGGCTCGGTACGGCCCGCCTCGTCCGCCCGCGCCACCCAGCTCGCCAGCGCCCCGCGGAACGCGGCGATCAGCATGTCCACGGCCAGCCGCGGCCGCAGGTCGCCCGGCCCCCCGAGGCCGAACCGGCGGTGCAGGATCTCCAGCGCCTCCTGCGTGGTGGCCTCGCAGAACTGCAGACCGTGGGCGCCCATCGAGGGGGTCCGCTCGGCCAGCCGCCGGCTGAGCAGCATCCGCCGGGCCCAGCCCTCGTCGTCCATCCGCTCCAGCGCGGCCAGCAGCGCGTCCCGTCCCAGCTCCACCACGGGCAGCGTGCCCGGGTCCGCGGTCTCCAGCTCCTCCAGGAAGGCCCGCCACAGGTCCTGGTCGGGGGCCATCGCGACATCTTCCTTGCTGGTGAAGGTGCGGAAGAAGGTGCGCTTGGAGACCTCCACCTCCTCGCACAGCTCATCCAGCGTCACTCCGCCGAAGCCGCGCCGGGTGAACAGCTCCAGCGCGGTGTCTATCAGCGCCTGACGGGTGCGCCGCTTCTTGCGTTCGCGCAGCGAGGAGTTGGGAGCGGCAGTCACGGCGAAAAGTGTAGCCGCCACCGACGATGCCACTTGCGCGCTTTTGCCACTCAGTGGCATAACTGTGATCGTCACCCTTCATCGAAAGGCGAACCGCCATGCGCGCTCTGCTCGTTGACCACTCCGCCCCCTCCGGCCTCCGCCTCGGCGAGGCCGCCGACCCCGAACCCGCCCCCCACCAGGCGCTGGTCCGGGTGACCGCCACCTCCCTCAACTACGGCGAGGTCGCCCACCGGACCGAGGCCCCCGAGGGCACCGTGCTGGGCTGGGACGCCGCCGGGGTGGTCGAGCGCGCCGCCGCCGACGGCTCCGGACCGGCCGCCGGAACCCCCGTCGTCACCCTGGGCGCGGACGGCGGCTGGGCGGAGCTGCGCGCGGTGGACACCACCATGCTCGGCGTCCCGCCCACCGGTGCCGACCCCGGCGCGATCAGCACCATCCCGGTCGCGGGCGGCAGCGCCCTGCGCGCCCTGCGCCGGATCGGCGACACCCTCGGCCGCCGCATCCTGGTCACGGGCGCCACCGGCGGCGTCGGCCGCTACGCCCTCCAGCTCGCCCGGCTCGGCGGCGCCCATGTCATCGCCTCCACCGGCGACCCGGCCGCCCACGGCGACGGCCTGCGGACACTGGGCGCCCACCAAGTGGTCACGGACCCGACGGAGATCGACGAGCCGGTGCACGGAGTGGTCGACAACGTTGGCGGACCGCAGTTGGTGGCGGCGTACGACAAACTCGCCGCACACGGCACCCTGGTCTCCGTCGGCCATGTCACGGGCCAGCCCGAGACCTTCCCCTTCGGCGCCCTCTACGGAAACGACGGCCGCCACGACCGCTCGATCGTCACCTTCTACCTGCTGGACGGCGCCGATATCGGCCCCGACCTCGGCTGGCTCGCGGAGCGCGTCGCGACGGGCGACCTCGACCCCGGTATCTCCTGGCGCGGCGGCTGGGACCGGGCCGAGGAGGCCGTCGCCGCCCTGCTGGAGCGCCGCCTCCACGGCAAGGCGGTCCTGGACATCGGCTGACGGCCGGCAGGGGCGCCCCCGTCGTCTGCCACGAAGGAAGCAGACGACCAGGACCCAGGACAGTCCAGCCCCGGCCGCCTATGAGCATCAGGACATGAGGCGGACGGCGGCCTCAGGACCACTTGAAGCGGTGGGGGTTGTTGTGGTCGCGGTGTCGGGGGCACTGGCACGGCGGCCACGCCTGCCCCATTGAGCAGGCG is a window of Streptomyces violaceusniger Tu 4113 DNA encoding:
- a CDS encoding zinc-binding dehydrogenase is translated as MRALLVDHSAPSGLRLGEAADPEPAPHQALVRVTATSLNYGEVAHRTEAPEGTVLGWDAAGVVERAAADGSGPAAGTPVVTLGADGGWAELRAVDTTMLGVPPTGADPGAISTIPVAGGSALRALRRIGDTLGRRILVTGATGGVGRYALQLARLGGAHVIASTGDPAAHGDGLRTLGAHQVVTDPTEIDEPVHGVVDNVGGPQLVAAYDKLAAHGTLVSVGHVTGQPETFPFGALYGNDGRHDRSIVTFYLLDGADIGPDLGWLAERVATGDLDPGISWRGGWDRAEEAVAALLERRLHGKAVLDIG
- a CDS encoding TetR/AcrR family transcriptional regulator, whose translation is MTAAPNSSLRERKKRRTRQALIDTALELFTRRGFGGVTLDELCEEVEVSKRTFFRTFTSKEDVAMAPDQDLWRAFLEELETADPGTLPVVELGRDALLAALERMDDEGWARRMLLSRRLAERTPSMGAHGLQFCEATTQEALEILHRRFGLGGPGDLRPRLAVDMLIAAFRGALASWVARADEAGRTEPPTAEELAARLREAVAALPGSLALTTSR